A part of Hippopotamus amphibius kiboko isolate mHipAmp2 chromosome 16, mHipAmp2.hap2, whole genome shotgun sequence genomic DNA contains:
- the LOC130837994 gene encoding EP300-interacting inhibitor of differentiation 2-like: MSELPADSSVPPTGAANDHGDVPQAEVGGGRRAAAPAQPVEASDRATAAAREGPMAAPQEGPVAAAREARMAAVARVLAEPAEGEGAEARPRPRPGNGPGAAAAPYRLLPQHFEAMRVYQQGLRRYLERFALAPGRIPELEGRRRGFVEPWGAREAAFDAEYRRDPQRMDADMLTLSITLTASAVINPLIRELGCDKCTSRE, encoded by the coding sequence ATGTCCGAGCTGCCCGCAGACAGCAGTGTCCCGCCGACGGGCGCGGCGAATGACCACGGCGACGTCCCGCAGGCGGAGgtaggcggcgggcggcgggcggcggccccggcgcAGCCTGTGGAGGCCAGCGACCGTGCGACGGCGGCGGCCAGGGAAGGTCCGATGGCGGCACCTCAGGAAGGTCCAGTGGCGGCGGCCAGGGAAGCCCGCATGGCAGCGGTCGCCAGAGTGTTGGCGGAGCccgcggagggagagggtgctgaggCCAGACCCCGGCCCAGGCCCGGCAACGGCCCAGGCGCGGCTGCGGCGCCATATCGCCTCCTCCCTCAGCATTTTGAGGCCATGAGAGTTTACCAGCAGGGCCTGCGCCGCTACCTGGAGCGCTTCGCGCTTGCTCCTGGCCGAATTCCGGAGCTGGAAGGACGCCGCAGGGGGTTTGTGGAACCCTGGGGAGCAAGGGAGGCGGCGTTTGATGCGGAATACCGGCGGGATCCTCAGAGGATGGATGCTGATATGTTAACATTGAGTATAACTCTGACTGCGTCTGCAGTTATCAACCCTCTGATACGAGAACTTGGTTGTGATAAGTGTACCAGTAGAGAATAG